The sequence below is a genomic window from Denitratisoma sp. DHT3.
GCAGCAAATCCTTTTTCTTCGCATGCTCGACCGTGACAGTTATAACGCGGTTGAGGGTATTGTTGGACATCCCCTTGTCACCCTCATACCGGGACGGCAAGATGAAATTGGATCCGCCTGCGCAAGTCTTCAGCGCAATCATGATGTCCATGGCTTGGTCGGGCAAGTAGATAACATGGGGTCTTCTGGCCTTCATTCTCTGTGCGGGGATGGTCCACTTGGCGCCAACGAAATCCATCTCATCCCAAGTCGCATTGAGAAGCTCCCCCTTGCGGACAAGCGTAAGAAGAACAAGCTTCAGCGCCAACCGGATTGTTGGCAGAGTCGGTACCAAATCCAACTCCTGGAAGAAAATCCTGATTTCATCTGGGGAAAGCGCCCGATCTTTGGGCTTGAAGGTCGCGATCGAGGATGCCCTGACATCATCAGCAGGATTTGCGACCTTGTGGCCACGTTCAATCGCAAACCTGAAAACCTGAGCAACGATATCCCGGATATGAACGGCCGTTGCCGGTGCATTGCGCTGAGTCTTGACCCGTTCGCACAGTGCCCTCAAATCTTCAGCCGCGATTTCCTTGAGAAGGCGTCGGCCAAACTCGGGCTCGATATCGCGATCAATGACAGATTTCCTCATGTCCCGGGTACTGTCCGCCATGCGATATTCCTTCAGCCACAGAGTCGAGAACTCGCCGAAAGTTTTGGCTGCTTTCGACTTCTGAATCGAACGCTGTTTTTCCTTTGCCGGTGACTTCCCCTCAGCAATCTCCCTCTTGACTCCGATCAGTTTTTCCCTGGCCTCGCCCAAGGTAAGACCTTCTGGACCGTATTGACCAAGAACAAGAGTTTCGCGCCGACCGTTGAGTCGATAGTCGTATCGGAAGGAAACAACTCCTGACGGGGTAACCGCCACATAGAGGCCGTCACGATCGACCAGCTTGTACAACTTGCCGGTCGGCTTGAGGTTCTTCAGTTGAGTATCGGTAAGCATGGTGGCCCTTTCCCGGTCGCCGATACCGTCAACGCAAAATCCCCTAATTTCGTCCGTAAACCCGCACGGCTACTGGGTTTTGCATTTCACGATACCGTCAACGCGTCCATTTGATGTTGACGGTATCGATGTTACGGAAGCTCCCAAGAAATGCCAATACCGTCACCGATACCGTCTCCAGAATAGGGCTACCCTGAATAGTCAGGAATAGTAAAAAACAGAAAACCCCTTGTTTTACCAAGGGGTTTTCGTGTTTTCTGAATAGGTACGAATAGTACCGAAACGCTATGTAATTATTCCCACTCGATCGTCGCCGGCGGCTTGCCTGAGATGTCGTAGACCACCCGGTTGATGCCCCGTACCTCGTTGATGATGCGGTTGCTGACCTTGCCCAGCAGGCTGTGAGGCAGTTCGGCCCAGTGGGCGGTCATGAAGTCCTGGGTCTGTACGGCGCGCAGCGCGACGACGTATTCGTAGGTACGGCCGTCACCCATCACGCCGACGCTCTTCACCGGAAGGAAAACGGCGAAAGCCTGGCTGGTCTTGTCGTACCAGTCGGCGGCGCGCAGCTCGTCGATGAAGATGGCGTCGGCGCGGCGCAGCAGGTCGGCGAACTCCTTGTTCACCTCGCCCAGGATGCGTACGCCCAAGCCCGGCCCTGGGAACGGATGGCGATACACCATCTCGTGCGGCAGCCCCAGGGCGATGCCGAGCTCGCGCACCTCGTCCTTGAACAATTCGCGCAGCGGCTCCAGCAGCTTGAGGTTGAGGGTTTCCGGCAGGCCGCCGACGTTGTGGTGGCTCTTGATGGCGTGTGCCTTGCCGGTCTTGGCGCCGGCGGACTCGATCACGTCGGGGTAGATGGTGCCCTGAGCCAGCCACTTGGCGTTGGACAGCTTCTGCGCCTCGACCTGGAACACCTCGACGAACTCGCGGCCGATGATCTTGCGCTTCTGCTCGGGATCGGAGACGCCCTTCAGGTGGCCCATGAACTGCTCGCTGGCATCGACGTGGATCACCTTGACGCCGAGGTTTCGAGCGAAGGTCTGCATCACCTGCTCCGCCTCGTTGAGACGCAACAGGCCGTTGTCGACAAAGACACAGGTGAGCTGGTCGCCGATCGCCCGGTGCAGCAGCGCGGCGACCACGGAGGAATCGACGCCGCCGGAAAGGCCGAGGATCACCTCTTCCTTGCCGACCTGGGCGCGCACCTTCTCGATCGCCTCGTTCACGTAGTCCGGCATGTTCCAGTCGTGGCCGCAACCGCAGATGTCATGGACGAAGCGGGCGATCATCTCCTTGCCCTTGAGGGTGTGCGTCACTTCCGGGTGGAACTGCACGGCGTAGAAGCCACGGGCTTCGTCGGCCATGGCGGCGATCGGGCAGGAATCGTTGCTGGCGATCACCTTAAAGCCGGGCGGCAGCTGGGTAACCTTGTCGCCGTGGCTCATCCAGACGTCGAGCAGGCCGTGGCCTTGGTCGTTGCCGCGGTCCTGGATGCCCTCGAACAGTTTCGAATGGCCTCGGGCGCGGATCTCGGCGTAGCCGAATTCGCGCTTGCCGGAGCTTTCGACCATGCCACCCAGTTGCTGCGCCATGGTCTGCATGCCGTAGCAGATGCCCAGCACCGGTACCCCCAGTTCGAACACCGCCTGCGGCGCCTTCCATTCCAGGGCCTCATAGACCGAGTTCGGACCGCCGGAGAGAATGATCCCCTTGGGGTTGAACTGGCGGATGAAATCGGCGGAGACATCGAAAGGATGCAGTTCGCAATACACCTGCTGCTCGCGCACGCGGCGGGCGATCAGCTGGGCGACCTGGGAACCGAAATCGAGGATGAGGATGCGTTGGTGGGACATGGCATGGAACCCTGAAAAAGACAAAGGCGGCCGCAGCCGCCCCGGATCGGCCTGCGCCGGTCAGTCGATGTGGTAGTTCGGCGCTTCCTTGGTGATCTGCACGTCATGGACGTGGGATTCGCGGATGCCGGCCGAGGTGATCTCGACGAACTCGGCCTTGTTGCGCATCTCGTCGACGGTCCGGCAGCCGGCATACCCCATCGACGCCCGCAGCCCGCCCATCAACTGATGGATCACCGCGCCGACGGCGCCCTTGTAGGGTACGCGGCCCTCGATGCCTTCCGGCACCAGTTTCTCCACGTTGGCGTCGGAATCCTGGAAATAGCGGTCGGCGGCGCCTTCCTTCATCGCGCCCAGGGAGCCCATGCCCCGGTAGGACTTGTAGGAACGGCCCTGGTAGAGCACGGTTTCGCCGGGGGCTTCCTCGGTGCCGGCGAAAAGTCCGCCCAGCATCACACAGTTGGCGCCGGCGGCGATGGCCTTGGAGATGTCGCCGGAGTAGCGGATGCCGCCGTCGGCGATCAGGGGCACGCCGGTCCCCGCCAGGGCGTTGGCCACGTTATCGACGGCGGTGATCTGCGGCACGCCGACACCGGCGACGATGCGGGTGGTGCAGATGGAGCCGGGGCCGATGCCGACCTTGACGGCGTCGGCGCCATGGTCGAGCAGCGCGCGCGCCGCCGCGGCGGTGGCGATGTTGCCGCCCACCACCTCGACCTGGGGGAAATTCTTCTTCACCCACTCGACGCGCTTCAGCACGCCCTCGGAATGGCCGTGGGCGGTGTCCACCACGATCACATCCACGCCGGCTTCGGCCAGCAGCTCCACCCGTTCCTCGGTGCCTTCGCCGGTGCCCACCGCCGCGCCCACGCGCAGCCGACCCAGTTCGTCCTTGGCCGCGAGCGGATGCTCGCTGGACTTGAGGATGTCCTTCACAGTCATCAGACCGCGCAGCTCGAAGGCATCGTTGACCACCAGCACCCGCTCCAGGCGGTGCTTGTGCATCAGGGCCTTGGCCTCTTCCAGGCTGGCGCCCTCCTTCACCGTGATCAAACGCTCGCGTGGGGTCATCATGGCGCCCACGGGCTGATCGAGATTGGTCTCGAAGCGCAGGTCGCGGTTGGTGACGATGCCCACGATCTTGCCGCCATCCACCACCGGCAGGCCGGAAATGCGATGGCTGCGGGTCAGGTTCAGCACCTCGCGCACCGTCAGGGTGGGCGGAATGGTGATCGGATCCTTGAGCACGCCCGACTCGAAGCGCTTGACCTTGGAGACCTCGGCGGCCTGGGCCCGAGGACTCAGGTTCTTGTGCACGATGCCGATGCCGCCCTCCTGGGCCAGGGTGATGGCCAGGCGGGATTCGGTCACGGTGTCCATCGCGGCGGACACCAGGGGAATGTTGAGGCGGATGTTGCGGGTGAGCTGAGTGGCGAGACTGACGTCGCGGGGCAAGACGGCGGAATGAGCCGGAACCAGGAGGACGTCGTCGAACGTCAGCGCCTTCTGGAGGAGTCGCATGGTTTTTCCTCTTGTGGCAAAGCGCGATTATACGTGCCCGGCGCCGGTGGCGCCAAATCAGGCGCCGAAGCGGTCATCCCTCGGCGTCGCCGCCGCCCTTTTTCATCACCTTGCCTTCGGCGGCGCGCTGCTTGCGCACTTCCTTGGGATCGGCGATCAAGGGGCGGTAGATCTCGACCCGGTCCCGGTCGCGCAGTTCGGCGTCGAGCCGGGACAGCTTGCCGTAGATGCCGAACTTGCCCTTGGCCAGGTCGATCTCCGGGTGCTTCTGGAGCAGGCCGGAAGCCTCCAGCGCCTGCTGCAACGTGGCACCCGCCGATAGTTTGAGATGGACCAGATCCTGCTGCCCGGCGCGGGCATAGACCACTTCGATTGCGATGGGTGAATCAGCCATGGAGTTGTTTGGCACGTTTGACGAAAGCTTCGACGAAGCTGTTGGCGATATGGCTGAACACGGGGCCCAGCACCTTCTCCAGCACCTTGCTGGAGAACTCGTAATGCAGCCGGAATTCGATCTTGCAGGCCGCCTCGCCCAGCGGCGTGAAGCGCCAGTCGCCGTCCAGATGCTTCATCGGCCCGTCGCGCAGGCGCAGATGCATGTGACGGGGCGCTTCCTTGGCGTTTTCGGTCGAGAAATGCGATTTCACGCCGTGGTAGTTGATGTGCAGCGTGGCCACCGTGATGGTGTCGCTGCGCT
It includes:
- a CDS encoding type II toxin-antitoxin system RatA family toxin, whose protein sequence is MTVVEKIVLVEYTPAQMFELVDRVEDYPKFLPWCGGTELHQRSDTITVATLHINYHGVKSHFSTENAKEAPRHMHLRLRDGPMKHLDGDWRFTPLGEAACKIEFRLHYEFSSKVLEKVLGPVFSHIANSFVEAFVKRAKQLHG
- the guaB gene encoding IMP dehydrogenase, translating into MRLLQKALTFDDVLLVPAHSAVLPRDVSLATQLTRNIRLNIPLVSAAMDTVTESRLAITLAQEGGIGIVHKNLSPRAQAAEVSKVKRFESGVLKDPITIPPTLTVREVLNLTRSHRISGLPVVDGGKIVGIVTNRDLRFETNLDQPVGAMMTPRERLITVKEGASLEEAKALMHKHRLERVLVVNDAFELRGLMTVKDILKSSEHPLAAKDELGRLRVGAAVGTGEGTEERVELLAEAGVDVIVVDTAHGHSEGVLKRVEWVKKNFPQVEVVGGNIATAAAARALLDHGADAVKVGIGPGSICTTRIVAGVGVPQITAVDNVANALAGTGVPLIADGGIRYSGDISKAIAAGANCVMLGGLFAGTEEAPGETVLYQGRSYKSYRGMGSLGAMKEGAADRYFQDSDANVEKLVPEGIEGRVPYKGAVGAVIHQLMGGLRASMGYAGCRTVDEMRNKAEFVEITSAGIRESHVHDVQITKEAPNYHID
- a CDS encoding tyrosine-type recombinase/integrase, with translation MLTDTQLKNLKPTGKLYKLVDRDGLYVAVTPSGVVSFRYDYRLNGRRETLVLGQYGPEGLTLGEAREKLIGVKREIAEGKSPAKEKQRSIQKSKAAKTFGEFSTLWLKEYRMADSTRDMRKSVIDRDIEPEFGRRLLKEIAAEDLRALCERVKTQRNAPATAVHIRDIVAQVFRFAIERGHKVANPADDVRASSIATFKPKDRALSPDEIRIFFQELDLVPTLPTIRLALKLVLLTLVRKGELLNATWDEMDFVGAKWTIPAQRMKARRPHVIYLPDQAMDIMIALKTCAGGSNFILPSRYEGDKGMSNNTLNRVITVTVEHAKKKDLLLDDFTVHDLRRTGSTLLHEAGFNTDWIEKCLAHEQKGVRAIYNKAEYADQRKDMLQQWANLVDAWIAGKEITPIHRPSRAAA
- the guaA gene encoding glutamine-hydrolyzing GMP synthase produces the protein MSHQRILILDFGSQVAQLIARRVREQQVYCELHPFDVSADFIRQFNPKGIILSGGPNSVYEALEWKAPQAVFELGVPVLGICYGMQTMAQQLGGMVESSGKREFGYAEIRARGHSKLFEGIQDRGNDQGHGLLDVWMSHGDKVTQLPPGFKVIASNDSCPIAAMADEARGFYAVQFHPEVTHTLKGKEMIARFVHDICGCGHDWNMPDYVNEAIEKVRAQVGKEEVILGLSGGVDSSVVAALLHRAIGDQLTCVFVDNGLLRLNEAEQVMQTFARNLGVKVIHVDASEQFMGHLKGVSDPEQKRKIIGREFVEVFQVEAQKLSNAKWLAQGTIYPDVIESAGAKTGKAHAIKSHHNVGGLPETLNLKLLEPLRELFKDEVRELGIALGLPHEMVYRHPFPGPGLGVRILGEVNKEFADLLRRADAIFIDELRAADWYDKTSQAFAVFLPVKSVGVMGDGRTYEYVVALRAVQTQDFMTAHWAELPHSLLGKVSNRIINEVRGINRVVYDISGKPPATIEWE
- a CDS encoding RnfH family protein, which encodes MADSPIAIEVVYARAGQQDLVHLKLSAGATLQQALEASGLLQKHPEIDLAKGKFGIYGKLSRLDAELRDRDRVEIYRPLIADPKEVRKQRAAEGKVMKKGGGDAEG